A portion of the Litorimonas taeanensis genome contains these proteins:
- the zapE gene encoding cell division protein ZapE, producing MSVRVQLEDCIHQGQLERDPAQLSAASALDDLLTRLETKPRPGFFGKLFGGRADVIKGLYLWGGVGRGKSMLMDWFFDKASIEAKQRVHFHAFMLDVHTRINARRKSKDNDGDPIVPVAKDIAKAAELLCFDEFHVTDIADAMILSRLFDALWAEGVIVVATSNRPPEDLYKNGLNRALFEPFIARMPTYLVIHEFAGETDHRLRQLQSAPVYYTPLGKTADAGVEAAWQRLIGGATPRETVLTVQGRELILRRTAAGTARAGFARLCDNNLGAADYLRLAQAFQTLILENVPKMGPDSRNQAKRFVTLVDALYETRTKLVMSAATEPQDLYPAGDGAFEFERTVSRLVEMRSTEYLAERRVLGTSE from the coding sequence ATGTCCGTTCGCGTGCAACTGGAAGACTGTATTCACCAAGGTCAATTAGAACGAGACCCTGCGCAGCTTTCTGCGGCCAGCGCGCTGGATGATTTATTGACTCGTTTAGAGACGAAGCCGCGCCCGGGTTTCTTTGGTAAGCTATTTGGCGGGCGGGCTGATGTGATAAAAGGGTTGTATCTTTGGGGCGGCGTCGGCCGCGGTAAATCCATGTTGATGGATTGGTTTTTTGATAAGGCTTCGATAGAGGCGAAACAGCGCGTTCACTTCCATGCCTTTATGCTGGATGTTCACACGCGAATAAATGCGCGGCGTAAATCCAAAGACAATGACGGCGACCCGATTGTCCCTGTCGCGAAAGATATCGCCAAAGCAGCCGAGCTGTTATGCTTTGATGAGTTCCATGTAACGGACATCGCCGACGCGATGATACTCTCGCGCTTGTTTGATGCGCTATGGGCCGAAGGCGTTATTGTCGTCGCGACATCCAACCGCCCACCCGAAGACCTGTATAAAAATGGCCTGAACCGTGCCCTTTTCGAACCGTTCATAGCGCGGATGCCGACATATTTAGTCATACATGAATTTGCAGGCGAGACAGACCACCGCCTGCGACAGCTGCAATCCGCGCCAGTTTATTATACCCCGCTTGGCAAGACGGCAGACGCAGGTGTCGAAGCGGCGTGGCAAAGGTTGATTGGCGGAGCTACACCGCGAGAGACGGTCTTGACCGTACAGGGGCGAGAGCTGATTTTACGCCGAACGGCGGCGGGTACGGCGCGGGCGGGCTTTGCTCGGCTCTGTGATAATAATCTCGGCGCGGCGGATTATCTGCGCCTCGCTCAAGCTTTTCAAACACTGATATTAGAAAACGTCCCCAAAATGGGCCCCGATAGCCGTAACCAAGCCAAACGTTTCGTCACGCTTGTTGACGCCCTTTATGAAACTCGCACAAAATTAGTGATGAGCGCCGCAACCGAGCCCCAAGATCTCTATCCTGCAGGCGACGGCGCTTTTGAATTTGAACGCACTGTCAGCCGATTGGTTGAGATGCGAAGCACAGAATATTTAGCCGAGAGACGGGTTCTCGGGACGTCAGAATAA
- a CDS encoding mechanosensitive ion channel — MDQFNAMFENMPLGNYVAAAVILIVGIVVAYVLKGLVAGGINRTSFGKNAQTTGGNIGNSIGKAIFWLAILYTLYLALSRLSMGAYLEPVETLFRNIADIIPKLIGFGFTLFIGYIIAKVAKNATTSTLEAAQVDTLMSKTGVANASGSTGSLAKALGTLVFVLIIVPVIVAALGILDFEEVSIPLSNMLEGFLGYIPQLVAASLVLAASIFIGKFVSNFLASFLPSLGFDNSVNQVMMLDDGEGLKTSPSKTAGYVAFLIILVIGVSAAVNILGNDSLSRAFGAVQEFGGELLQAAILIVIGVFLANFISRFMASIISPKIATLVKYVFMLIFIFLGLSSLDPNGDIIPMAFGALVIGSAVAGAIAFGIGGRDWAGKVLNNAFPPANVKPIGKTTAAKKAPAKRATRK, encoded by the coding sequence ATGGATCAATTTAACGCCATGTTTGAGAACATGCCGCTGGGCAACTATGTTGCCGCCGCTGTCATTTTGATAGTCGGCATCGTTGTCGCTTATGTATTAAAAGGCCTTGTTGCAGGCGGTATCAACCGCACAAGCTTTGGTAAAAATGCTCAGACAACAGGGGGTAATATCGGGAATTCAATCGGCAAAGCCATCTTCTGGCTAGCTATTCTTTATACGCTTTATCTGGCTCTCTCACGCCTAAGCATGGGCGCCTATCTAGAGCCCGTCGAAACTTTGTTCCGTAATATTGCGGACATTATTCCAAAGCTTATTGGATTTGGTTTCACACTGTTCATTGGTTACATTATTGCAAAAGTTGCCAAGAACGCGACGACTTCAACTTTGGAAGCCGCGCAAGTTGATACGCTTATGTCGAAAACTGGCGTTGCGAATGCCTCTGGTTCAACGGGGTCTTTGGCAAAAGCTTTGGGAACTTTGGTATTCGTTCTTATTATCGTGCCTGTTATCGTGGCTGCGCTTGGTATTTTGGATTTCGAAGAAGTCTCTATTCCGCTTTCAAATATGCTTGAAGGCTTCTTAGGGTACATTCCACAACTCGTCGCTGCGTCGCTTGTTTTGGCAGCCTCTATCTTTATTGGTAAGTTTGTTTCCAATTTCTTGGCCAGCTTCTTGCCAAGCCTTGGTTTTGATAACTCTGTCAACCAAGTCATGATGCTCGACGATGGTGAAGGTCTTAAGACGTCACCCTCTAAAACAGCAGGCTATGTCGCTTTCCTTATCATCTTGGTCATCGGCGTCTCTGCCGCTGTGAACATTCTCGGTAATGACAGCTTATCTCGCGCCTTTGGTGCTGTGCAAGAATTTGGTGGTGAACTTCTACAAGCCGCTATCCTCATCGTTATCGGTGTATTCTTGGCAAACTTCATCAGCCGTTTCATGGCGTCAATCATCAGCCCGAAAATCGCGACTTTGGTAAAATATGTTTTCATGCTGATCTTTATCTTCCTTGGTTTGTCTAGCCTTGACCCGAATGGCGATATCATCCCAATGGCCTTTGGTGCTTTGGTTATCGGCTCTGCTGTTGCTGGCGCTATTGCTTTTGGTATTGGCGGTCGCGACTGGGCAGGAAAAGTGCTAAACAACGCTTTCCCGCCTGCAAATGTTAAGCCTATCGGCAAGACAACTGCGGCAAAGAAAGCACCTGCAAAACGAGCGACACGTAAATAG
- a CDS encoding SRPBCC family protein gives MSKRFNPKFTSHPAGYVVWRLGLIFLCLLAVALGLYALSGVARGWSALASSLTVLIAIPYTIGAWGVFLIDPKGTKLRQGHTKLYITAPTLFMLAVLFLGSLILGEGVICMVMLSPIWLLSAIAGGLTVRSLHKKFINQSTFLCSSLMLMPILALIIDSTTPLSTDYRQVKRAIIIDAPTEAVWSYIHHIDNITAEEGRWNLSQDVIGLPRPDAARMVGHGIGAIRTSYWGESITFEEHITRSDFQKTLEWNFVFPNDSLQHHTDRHISPDGEVLKIQSGGYKLVALAENKVQLVLHTEYKMTTPLNGYSALWGELFLGDIQNNILQVIKSRSETLPHKN, from the coding sequence ATGTCCAAGAGATTCAACCCTAAATTTACAAGTCATCCTGCGGGATATGTAGTGTGGCGATTAGGGTTAATATTTTTATGCCTCTTGGCCGTCGCTCTAGGTTTGTATGCATTATCCGGCGTTGCCCGCGGATGGTCAGCCTTAGCCAGTTCTCTGACGGTTCTTATTGCCATTCCTTATACTATTGGAGCGTGGGGTGTCTTTCTAATCGACCCCAAAGGCACAAAATTACGGCAAGGACACACCAAGCTCTACATTACCGCGCCAACACTATTCATGCTTGCCGTGCTTTTTCTTGGTAGCCTTATACTGGGTGAAGGCGTTATCTGTATGGTCATGCTGAGCCCCATATGGCTGCTGAGTGCCATTGCAGGCGGCTTAACGGTTCGCAGCCTTCATAAGAAATTTATCAATCAGTCTACTTTTCTTTGCTCAAGCCTTATGCTCATGCCTATTTTGGCCCTCATTATTGACAGCACCACCCCGCTTTCAACCGATTATCGCCAGGTCAAAAGAGCCATTATAATTGACGCGCCCACGGAAGCCGTTTGGAGCTATATACATCACATAGACAATATAACTGCCGAGGAAGGCCGTTGGAATCTTTCCCAAGATGTTATTGGCCTGCCTCGGCCGGACGCGGCGCGCATGGTCGGTCATGGCATCGGCGCGATACGGACGAGTTATTGGGGCGAGAGTATTACGTTTGAAGAACATATCACGCGTTCCGATTTTCAAAAAACGTTGGAATGGAATTTTGTGTTTCCTAATGACAGCCTGCAACACCACACAGACCGCCATATTTCACCGGATGGCGAGGTATTAAAAATACAAAGCGGTGGTTATAAACTCGTAGCTTTGGCCGAAAACAAAGTGCAATTAGTTCTTCATACAGAGTATAAAATGACGACACCCCTTAATGGATATAGTGCGCTATGGGGCGAATTATTTTTAGGCGATATTCAAAATAATATTTTACAGGTCATCAAATCCCGATCTGAAACCTTACCCCATAAAAATTAG
- a CDS encoding 1-acyl-sn-glycerol-3-phosphate acyltransferase — protein MHIVEELIAERAPKLMARPRLFKVVRPALYRMLAYDAAVFLADSIRNLTGYQAFKRVADHISPRTAVKGLSHLPSSGRCIIIANHPTGLADGLAVFQAISDRRPEHCYLANADALRVIPKGHDIIIPVEWVKDKRSHAKARQTLVDMKKALEAQRCVVIFPSGRLAQMTWHGLEEKPWESSAAMIAKKYNAPIIPLNIKARNSSLYYLFSRLNPELRDITLFHELLNKKGKTFRLTFGEPIHPQSLPKNADIAIADIRQKVMNL, from the coding sequence ATGCATATTGTCGAAGAATTGATAGCCGAACGCGCGCCCAAATTAATGGCGCGCCCCCGCCTGTTTAAGGTCGTTCGCCCAGCCCTTTACCGAATGCTCGCCTATGATGCAGCCGTGTTCTTAGCTGATTCCATAAGAAACCTGACTGGCTATCAAGCTTTTAAACGCGTGGCGGATCACATCAGCCCCCGTACCGCTGTTAAAGGATTGAGTCATTTACCAAGCTCTGGGCGCTGCATCATTATCGCCAATCATCCAACCGGCCTGGCTGATGGGTTAGCCGTGTTTCAAGCCATTAGCGATCGCCGTCCAGAACATTGCTACTTGGCCAATGCTGATGCCCTGCGCGTTATCCCCAAAGGGCACGATATCATCATCCCAGTAGAATGGGTCAAAGATAAACGCAGTCATGCCAAGGCCCGGCAAACCCTAGTAGATATGAAAAAGGCCCTAGAGGCCCAGCGCTGCGTCGTCATTTTCCCATCGGGCCGACTGGCGCAAATGACGTGGCATGGGCTCGAAGAAAAGCCGTGGGAAAGCTCCGCGGCCATGATCGCAAAGAAGTATAACGCGCCGATTATCCCACTTAATATCAAAGCGAGAAATTCAAGCCTCTATTATCTTTTTTCTCGGCTGAATCCTGAACTTCGTGATATCACCCTATTCCACGAACTTTTAAATAAGAAAGGTAAGACCTTTCGCCTGACTTTCGGGGAGCCTATTCATCCGCAAAGCCTGCCGAAAAATGCGGATATAGCGATAGCAGATATCCGCCAAAAAGTGATGAACCTATAA
- a CDS encoding sodium-translocating pyrophosphatase, with product MNTLYLIIAAGLLAVVYGIVTRAGLMKASTGNERMNEIAGAIQEGAKAYLNKQYKTIAIVGVFVTILLFILFRNAIAPVGFVLGAFLSGIAGYVGMLVSVQANVRTTEASRKSLGAGLNVAFKAGAITGMLVAGLALLGLAVYYMILTGPMGADNRGVIDGLVSLSLGASLISVFARLGGGIFTKGADVGGDLVGKVEAGIPEDDPRNPATIADNVGDNVGDCAGMAADLFETYVVTIAATMVLGSILFPSAIDLMLYPMAIGAACIVTSIIGTFFVRLSKGSDNVMGALYKGLIATGVLSVGAIYLVTLFVLDNGMNAIDEAGRITASGAGDTFTGMELFLCSVVGLVITFLIVMVTEYYTGTKYRPVRSVAEASESGHGTNVIQGLAVSMEATALPALIIVAGIIITFSLAGLYGIAIAVTAMLGVAGMIVALDAFGPVTDNAGGIAEMAELDPEVRNTTDALDAVGNTTKAVTKGYAIGSAGLGALVLFAAYYQDILYFSNQPDNPLSGVLVDFSLTNPYVIVGLFVGGLLPYLFGAWAMQSVGRAASSIVEEVRRQFKADPGIMKGTSRPDYAKAVDLLTGAAIKEMIKPSLLPILAPIVLYFTIYFVTGGGKIGTSYALSALGAMLMGVIVTGLFLALSMTAGGGAWDNAKKYIEDGHHGGKGSEAHKASVTGDTVGDPYKDTAGPAVNPMIKITNIIALLLLAVLAH from the coding sequence ATGAACACTCTATATTTAATTATCGCAGCGGGCTTGCTCGCTGTGGTGTACGGGATTGTCACCCGTGCGGGCCTGATGAAAGCCTCCACGGGCAATGAACGTATGAATGAAATTGCTGGCGCTATTCAAGAAGGCGCAAAAGCTTATCTAAACAAACAATATAAAACGATTGCGATAGTCGGGGTGTTTGTCACCATCCTACTTTTCATTCTCTTTAGAAATGCCATTGCCCCTGTTGGCTTTGTCTTGGGTGCATTTTTGTCTGGTATTGCGGGCTATGTCGGCATGCTTGTTTCCGTACAAGCGAATGTGCGGACAACTGAAGCCTCGCGTAAAAGCTTAGGCGCTGGTTTGAATGTGGCCTTTAAAGCAGGCGCCATTACTGGCATGCTTGTGGCCGGTCTCGCGCTGTTGGGTCTTGCCGTTTATTATATGATTTTGACGGGGCCGATGGGCGCGGATAATCGCGGCGTTATTGACGGTCTTGTTTCGCTGTCTTTGGGCGCGTCATTGATTTCTGTTTTTGCTCGTCTCGGCGGCGGCATCTTTACAAAAGGCGCTGATGTTGGCGGAGACCTTGTTGGTAAAGTCGAAGCTGGAATTCCCGAAGATGACCCCCGCAACCCCGCCACGATTGCCGATAATGTCGGTGATAATGTCGGGGATTGCGCTGGTATGGCGGCAGACTTATTTGAAACCTATGTTGTGACCATTGCGGCCACAATGGTTTTAGGGTCTATCCTATTCCCATCAGCAATTGATCTTATGCTATATCCAATGGCGATTGGCGCGGCTTGTATTGTGACCTCTATCATTGGGACCTTCTTTGTCCGCCTTAGCAAAGGTTCAGACAATGTTATGGGCGCTTTATATAAAGGCCTTATCGCAACGGGGGTTTTATCGGTTGGCGCTATTTATCTCGTCACTCTGTTTGTGCTTGATAATGGCATGAATGCCATTGATGAAGCCGGACGAATTACCGCATCAGGCGCAGGCGACACCTTTACAGGGATGGAATTATTCCTCTGCTCAGTTGTGGGTCTCGTGATTACCTTTTTGATTGTTATGGTCACAGAATATTACACGGGCACGAAATATCGTCCTGTGCGTTCTGTTGCCGAAGCTTCTGAGTCAGGTCACGGCACTAATGTTATCCAGGGTCTTGCAGTGTCTATGGAAGCCACAGCCCTCCCTGCCCTTATCATTGTTGCAGGCATTATCATTACTTTTAGCCTCGCCGGTCTTTATGGCATCGCAATTGCTGTGACAGCCATGCTTGGCGTTGCGGGTATGATTGTAGCGCTCGACGCCTTTGGCCCTGTCACTGATAATGCCGGCGGCATTGCTGAGATGGCAGAACTTGACCCAGAAGTCCGTAATACAACGGATGCTTTGGATGCTGTGGGCAATACAACCAAAGCTGTGACCAAAGGCTATGCCATTGGTTCTGCAGGTTTAGGGGCCTTGGTGCTCTTTGCAGCCTATTACCAAGACATTCTGTACTTCTCTAATCAACCCGATAATCCTTTATCTGGCGTCTTGGTCGATTTCAGCCTGACAAATCCTTATGTCATTGTAGGGTTATTTGTGGGTGGGTTATTGCCTTACCTCTTTGGCGCTTGGGCGATGCAGTCCGTCGGACGCGCGGCGAGTTCTATCGTCGAAGAAGTGCGCCGCCAATTCAAAGCCGACCCTGGTATTATGAAAGGTACATCTCGCCCAGATTATGCAAAGGCCGTTGATCTTTTGACAGGCGCAGCCATCAAAGAAATGATTAAGCCTTCGCTTCTACCGATTTTGGCGCCTATCGTTTTATATTTCACTATCTATTTCGTCACAGGCGGCGGTAAGATTGGGACAAGCTATGCCCTCTCTGCACTCGGTGCGATGTTAATGGGCGTGATTGTTACTGGTCTGTTCCTTGCCCTCTCAATGACAGCCGGCGGCGGTGCTTGGGATAATGCCAAGAAATATATCGAAGACGGTCATCATGGCGGTAAAGGCTCTGAAGCCCATAAAGCCTCGGTCACAGGTGATACAGTGGGTGATCCTTATAAGGATACAGCGGGTCCAGCCGTGAACCCAATGATTAAGATCACAAACATCATTGCGCTCTTATTATTGGCCGTTCTGGCGCATTAA
- a CDS encoding PAN/Apple domain-containing protein has product MILLKRTLKCMALPLATIIMGFGATAQAQSYNKTPNAAISGHNKAKIKGSVLDCQTACNSRTDFVCTSFDYNKADQSCDLSDQNTESVKLKTDYKNHPYDYYEKAQVMPDLTTAWDSSEGLIYWLGGYYQTPDKTLKGTLERHKAGYKFVGKWGRMDSQRGIVPKGDVTLVFSEKGKSFTGTYEKESGALGNWTGSYKSNAPYSLGVVPPHASQNSQYNAQLAFQIKASDSDNGVEFETYEQSISPTNRCDAEMIAFFKKQGLSNPSITKVCRN; this is encoded by the coding sequence ATGATTTTACTAAAAAGAACACTGAAATGCATGGCTTTACCGCTAGCCACTATCATTATGGGGTTTGGGGCAACGGCACAGGCACAGAGCTATAATAAAACCCCCAATGCCGCGATATCTGGTCATAACAAAGCCAAGATAAAAGGCTCGGTTTTAGATTGTCAAACGGCCTGTAACAGTCGGACAGATTTTGTCTGTACGTCATTTGATTACAATAAAGCCGATCAAAGCTGTGACCTCTCTGATCAGAATACAGAGTCAGTCAAGCTGAAAACAGATTATAAGAACCATCCTTATGACTATTATGAGAAAGCCCAGGTCATGCCGGATTTAACGACGGCTTGGGACTCATCAGAAGGACTTATATATTGGCTGGGCGGGTACTATCAAACGCCCGACAAAACATTGAAAGGGACATTGGAGCGCCACAAGGCTGGTTATAAATTCGTCGGCAAATGGGGTCGCATGGATTCTCAACGCGGCATTGTGCCTAAAGGAGATGTGACTTTAGTCTTTTCTGAAAAAGGTAAGTCCTTTACCGGGACATATGAAAAGGAATCGGGCGCGCTTGGTAATTGGACAGGCAGTTATAAGTCAAATGCCCCATATTCCCTCGGTGTCGTTCCGCCCCATGCTTCACAAAACAGCCAATATAACGCCCAGTTGGCTTTCCAAATAAAAGCCAGTGACTCTGATAATGGCGTTGAATTTGAAACCTATGAGCAATCCATTAGTCCCACTAACCGCTGTGATGCAGAGATGATTGCCTTTTTTAAGAAACAAGGTTTGTCAAATCCATCCATTACAAAGGTTTGCCGAAATTAA
- a CDS encoding TraB/GumN family protein translates to MAGHKLSIGFLSVSMLLLSTCQESTPISQPVDDPEITAPQPVIWSVTDEDSEVILYPTFHILPQNIKWQSPILMAALTRADEIWYEVPADTGRDPAFKQQTMALGLSPDRPLSSVLPDATYAKLSNVMRELGMPENSLDPMRPWMASMAIPLIQMSKSGYDPELGVESVLQQIVTNKPVRSFETGLQQLQFLADIPEAEQIAMLDATLDDINEGQSMIDSMAKAWATGDLEFLQSEILDEMKAESPEVYNIMIKKRNQAWLDILVNEMQGAGVDFVAVGAGHLIGEDGLPEQLLQKGYNVKIITPPSP, encoded by the coding sequence ATGGCAGGTCATAAACTCTCAATTGGTTTCCTCTCTGTCAGCATGCTCCTGCTTTCGACATGTCAGGAATCGACCCCTATCTCCCAGCCCGTTGATGACCCCGAAATCACAGCGCCACAGCCTGTTATATGGTCTGTGACGGATGAAGATAGCGAGGTCATACTTTATCCGACCTTTCATATCCTGCCCCAAAATATAAAATGGCAAAGCCCAATCTTAATGGCCGCCCTCACCCGAGCCGATGAAATTTGGTATGAAGTCCCTGCGGATACGGGCCGCGACCCAGCCTTTAAACAGCAGACAATGGCACTTGGGCTAAGCCCAGACCGCCCTCTCTCTTCAGTTTTGCCTGACGCCACCTATGCTAAGCTGTCAAATGTTATGCGCGAATTGGGCATGCCAGAAAACAGTCTCGACCCGATGCGGCCTTGGATGGCGAGCATGGCTATCCCCCTCATTCAAATGTCAAAATCTGGTTACGATCCTGAACTTGGCGTTGAATCAGTTCTTCAGCAGATCGTCACAAATAAGCCCGTAAGATCATTTGAAACGGGGCTACAACAATTACAGTTTCTGGCTGATATTCCTGAGGCTGAACAAATCGCCATGCTCGATGCGACCCTTGATGATATCAATGAAGGTCAATCCATGATTGATAGTATGGCCAAAGCATGGGCAACCGGAGATTTAGAGTTTCTACAATCTGAAATCTTGGACGAGATGAAAGCGGAATCCCCTGAAGTTTACAACATCATGATTAAGAAGCGTAATCAGGCGTGGCTAGATATTTTAGTCAATGAAATGCAAGGAGCTGGCGTGGATTTTGTAGCTGTCGGCGCAGGGCATTTAATCGGTGAAGACGGATTACCTGAACAGCTATTACAAAAAGGCTATAACGTAAAAATAATAACTCCGCCCTCACCCTAA
- a CDS encoding pirin family protein gives MTQTVNMASDLTLRPAEARGVADHGWLKSAHSFSFANYYDAKHMHYGPLRVINDDWIDAGGGFPMHPHDNYEIFSYVVEGQLEHKDSMGNGSVVSAGGVQYMSAGTGVRHSEFNPSETSPVRLLQIWLLPNIQDEAPRYNAVEISAQDKDGTLALFLSSDGRGDSLHIKADSDIYAATLVQGQTIETKLGHDRIAWVQMVKGHVTVNGQTLRHGDGLAIGRGGQIVFENGRDAEFIYFDMAK, from the coding sequence ATGACCCAAACAGTTAATATGGCAAGTGATTTAACTCTTCGTCCCGCAGAGGCCAGAGGCGTGGCCGATCATGGCTGGCTGAAATCCGCGCATAGTTTTTCTTTTGCCAATTATTATGACGCCAAACATATGCATTATGGCCCACTACGCGTCATTAATGATGATTGGATTGATGCCGGTGGCGGCTTTCCCATGCACCCGCATGATAATTACGAAATATTTTCCTATGTCGTAGAAGGACAATTAGAGCACAAAGATTCTATGGGAAATGGATCTGTGGTGAGTGCAGGCGGCGTCCAATATATGAGCGCCGGAACGGGCGTGCGTCATTCCGAATTTAACCCCAGTGAAACCTCGCCCGTAAGGCTGCTACAAATTTGGCTATTGCCAAATATACAGGATGAGGCCCCGCGATATAATGCTGTGGAAATCTCAGCCCAAGACAAAGATGGGACGCTAGCTTTGTTTCTATCTTCGGATGGGCGTGGAGACTCTCTGCATATTAAGGCTGATAGTGATATTTATGCCGCCACATTGGTACAGGGCCAAACCATAGAAACAAAGCTTGGTCATGACCGCATAGCTTGGGTGCAAATGGTAAAAGGGCATGTCACAGTAAATGGACAAACTTTACGACACGGAGACGGCCTAGCCATTGGGAGAGGCGGTCAAATTGTGTTTGAAAATGGAAGAGATGCCGAATTCATATATTTCGATATGGCAAAATAA
- a CDS encoding FMN-dependent NADH-azoreductase codes for MKDINTILRLDVSPRKTDSISRRLTQKAIDSMSAKGPVKIINRDLSEGLNFVNEGWIGANFTPAEARDEAQHQALIESDTLVSELEQADTLLIGTPIYNFSIPASLKSWIDMVARVGKTFAYTETGPQGLLKNKRAIVLVASGGTQLGSEIDFATPYLRHALGFIGISDVTFIAADALAQQAEAKIQLAFEAIESL; via the coding sequence ATGAAAGATATAAATACAATACTACGCTTGGACGTTAGCCCGCGTAAAACGGATTCAATTTCCAGACGGTTAACCCAAAAGGCAATTGATAGTATGTCAGCTAAAGGGCCAGTAAAGATTATCAATCGCGACCTGTCAGAGGGTCTGAACTTTGTGAATGAAGGCTGGATTGGCGCGAACTTTACGCCAGCTGAAGCTCGCGACGAAGCGCAACATCAGGCGTTGATTGAATCTGATACTTTGGTTTCAGAGCTCGAACAGGCGGACACGCTCTTGATTGGCACACCTATATATAACTTTTCTATCCCTGCTTCTCTCAAGTCTTGGATTGATATGGTGGCCCGCGTGGGAAAGACTTTTGCCTATACAGAAACGGGTCCACAAGGTTTATTGAAAAATAAGCGTGCTATTGTGCTCGTGGCCTCTGGCGGCACGCAGCTCGGTAGCGAAATAGATTTTGCGACGCCATATTTGCGGCATGCTCTAGGTTTTATTGGCATAAGCGATGTGACTTTCATAGCAGCAGATGCTTTGGCACAGCAAGCCGAAGCCAAAATCCAATTGGCGTTTGAGGCGATTGAAAGCCTATAA
- a CDS encoding LysR family transcriptional regulator — protein MNRYEEIEAFVRTIEAGSFTHAAKQLGVTKSAVSRRLSDLETRLGTQLIMRTTRSLSLTEAGQALFERAIGLLADWNEAETVSMSQTTALSGRIRMAAPLTFGVKYLGPAIIDFLALHPDIVFDIDYNDRKIDLISEGVDVAIRIGELTDSGLIARKLAPITMLACAAPAYLEKHGHPKTAQDLKHMKKLSYANRSKQSWHYTDNQGKRGEVTIPSALRSNNGDFLKNAAIAGLGIILHPSFIVCDALQDGSLKVILKDHNFASISAYAIYPPTRHLSLRVRTWVDFLVERFKDIPPWEMHIHLSKQKN, from the coding sequence ATGAACCGTTATGAAGAGATTGAAGCCTTTGTACGCACCATTGAGGCGGGCTCTTTTACCCATGCCGCGAAACAATTGGGCGTGACCAAATCCGCAGTCAGTCGTCGGCTCTCTGATTTAGAAACGCGCCTTGGTACGCAATTAATAATGCGTACAACGCGTTCGCTTTCTTTGACCGAAGCTGGCCAAGCACTGTTTGAACGCGCCATAGGATTGCTCGCTGACTGGAATGAAGCTGAAACGGTAAGCATGTCCCAAACCACCGCCCTATCGGGCCGTATCCGCATGGCGGCCCCATTAACCTTTGGCGTTAAATATCTGGGCCCCGCCATTATTGATTTTCTGGCCCTACATCCAGATATTGTTTTTGATATTGATTATAATGACCGAAAAATAGATCTTATCTCTGAAGGTGTCGATGTTGCGATACGGATAGGCGAGTTGACGGATTCCGGGCTCATCGCTCGCAAACTGGCCCCCATCACTATGTTGGCCTGCGCCGCCCCCGCCTATCTCGAAAAACATGGCCACCCTAAAACTGCCCAAGACTTAAAACATATGAAGAAACTCAGCTATGCAAATCGGTCTAAGCAATCCTGGCATTATACAGACAACCAAGGGAAACGCGGTGAAGTGACTATCCCTTCAGCCCTACGTTCCAACAATGGTGATTTTTTGAAAAACGCGGCTATAGCCGGTCTTGGTATTATACTTCATCCCAGCTTTATCGTCTGTGATGCGTTGCAAGACGGATCGCTTAAGGTCATTCTCAAAGACCATAATTTCGCCTCTATTTCCGCTTATGCTATATATCCACCCACCCGGCACCTATCATTGCGCGTCAGAACTTGGGTTGATTTTCTTGTTGAACGCTTCAAGGACATTCCCCCATGGGAGATGCATATACATTTGTCGAAACAAAAGAACTAA